CGGGTTAATATCCGGGAGGTGGATCTTCAAAAAGGCATAAACGACACGAGGCTGCAGCCAAGTTCTGCTGGGGAAGAAGTCTCGTCGAACGGTGTTGAAGATTTTGAAAAGCAATTAGTCATCCCTGTTGATGCAGGagaagtgaaaaatggtaaaaaCAAGCAAGTTCAATGTTTACTAAATATTGATTAGTGCAGTCACCTCTTGTTTCACCTACCGAGTTCTTGCTAGCGTAATGCATGTTCAAAAGTATTGCTCAGATGATGATTACAATTGTTCTTACCCTCTTTTTGTTGCTTTCAGATGAATCCAATGGCTCAAAAGGAACCaaagcttctccaaatggtGTATCCAGATGGAAGTCTATTCTAAAAAATATTGCTGAGCAAGTTTCCCAGGTTGGTTCtcctcctctcttttttttttttaaatatctacaagatgatttttttgttttgttttgttggatTTTTTGCAACTTTTCCTCAGTGTAGGATCTTAGATTTTATCTGTTTCTCAATTGCAGGTACCAATCTCTTTGTCAATACGGGTTTCTTCTCTTAGAGGGACACTGCGTGTACACATGAAGCCGCCTCCTTCTGATCAACTATGGTTTGGATTCACGAGCATGCCTGATATACAATTCGATCTCGCATCTTCCGTTGGGGATCACAAAATCACCAACAGCCATGTTGCTATGTTCTTGATCAACCGGTTTAAGGTAGGTACACCttctcctttgcgttctcttatATGGTTTGTAGTGAACTTTGAGATAACATTATGATTGTGCAGACGGCAATAAGAGAAGCAGTGGTTCTTCCAAACTGTGAAAGCCTAACGATTCCTTGGATGATTGCTGAAAAAGAAGATTGGGTTCAACGCAAAGCCGCTCCATTCATGTGGCTGAATCAAGAAAGCGATCACCAGGCAACAGAGGGGAAGTCTAAATCTGACAAGCCATCTACTTCTTCCTCTTGTGTTCAGTCTGAGCAAATGCAGGAAACTGCAAACGCCACCCAGAAGCCGGTTATTTCTGAAGCGGAGACTGTGTCTTCTTCCTCCTGTGCTCAGTCTGAGCAAGTGCATGAAGCTGCCAATGCCGTTCAGAAACCGAATACAGAAGCAGAGGTTATGTCTACCGCAGTGTCAAGTTCCTCCAGACCTGAAACAGTAGAGAGTGACAAATCTCTGGAAGAACTGAAAACTCCATTGCTGCTACCCAGCAGCAGCGAAAAGCAGGAGACGAACTCAAGAGGCAGCACTTTTGTTcagtcatcatcaccatcttGGTCAGTAGTTTCAAGCGAAGACGATGATTCAAGGGGAAAGAAACTGGGAAGGAGAGCAAGGATGCTGAGTCTTGGGAAGAAAATGGGGGAGAAGTTGGATGAGAAGAGGCGTCACATGGAGGAAAAGAGTAGACAGATTGTTGACAAGATGAGAGGACCTTCTTAACATGAGAAGAAAGAAGCCTTCGCAGGTTTCAGATACATTAACTGATTTATAGAAACCGACCGGCACTGTTACATGTACAGTACTCTTGAGAGAAAAGCCATCATTGTCTCCGTCTTGATCCCATAATTGAccatttttaatgaaataccgaatttttttattatcaaataGTTACATATGATACAAGAACACACAGATACTGTCCTGGTCTGGACTCAATTATACATATAAAGTTGcatgcaagaaaaaaaaaacaaatagacaAACAACAACACAAGCAAAACAGAGATTCTTGATACAAAGAGAGAACCTTCGACATGTAGCTTGGTACGGTCTAGTAATCTTCCGGGGCCAATGGTTGGTGGACACTATGGCGAGGAGGCTCGTTCACGTTGGGGATGATCATGTACTCATAGATAAGTGCGGCGAGTGCACCTCCAATGAAGGGCCCAACCCAATATATCCAATGGTTTTCCCATCTCCATCCAACCAATGATGGACCAAAGGCTCTAGCCGGATTCATTGACGCTCCGTCGAATGGTCCTCCTACCAACATGTTTGCCCCAACTATGAGCCCGATGGCTAGGGGGGCTATGATCCCAATACTCCATCTCTTGGGATCGATTACAGTTGAGTAGAAGATATAAACCAATGCGAATGTAAGTATGATCTCCATCAATAGCCCGTGAAGCTCACTGACTCCAGACGCTACATGGAACCCTATTGGTCTCTGCATCACAGTCACAGTCAGGACTCAGGagcatatattttcaaaattcgatGAGAAATGATATACCTTGCCATTAGTGGAAAGCCTCAACAAGAGACAAGCGAGGATAGCACCTAGAAGCTGAGCAACCCAATAGTAGATAGCTCGGATCACTGAGAGCCTGCCACCGATTAGAGCAGCAAAAGTAACCGCAGGGTTCACGTGACCACCAGAGACATTGATGGCCGCCGAAACTGCCGCAAATAGTGCCAATGCATGAGCTAACGCCACCAAAAGTAACCCTCCCGGCGTGTCTGTCCCCGTGTGAGCCTCAGTGTCCCAATACAACTTGTCTGCTCGTaccaatatatattaattaccgAATAAGATaaatgttttcttctttctaCCGTCTTTGTTAGAACAAAAATcttgataaataataataaaaaaaatcttgataaatctaaaaatgtttgatataaataaatatctgacgttgtgattaatatttttgtaagaaaaGATGGCAATACTAATTGGCTAAAAGTTATTGGATAACTCCTACGCATATATAGCTAAAAGAACTACGAACCTAGAGAGAGGATGGAGCCTTCTCCAGCAAAGACAAAGACGAAAGTAGAGAGAAACTCGGCCAAAGTGGCTCTAATGGAGTCCGGGTGCGTCGCCTCATCAGCTCTCCCAAAGCCGTATGTTCTTCTAGCATATGTTGCCATTTAAGAACtctttatttaaatgaaagatTAAAACCGATAACTTTGATAAAGAAGAGGATAGGGAAGAGTAACATAAGAGAGCGAGGGCTTAAAAGAAGCAAAAGTGGTTATAAGTAATTTGGAGACAGATGTTGATATAAAGAGTGTCTAAAGCTGAGCACGTGGATCCTGTTCGTGTCTATCCATTCCTCGATCTTACCTGATCCTCTCTCAATCTGTGCAGTTCCTAGTGTACATGTGTTTGTATAACTATCCAGGTTGTGACTACATTTCTATGCATGTGTGACAAGTGGATCGAGTTACAGTTCTCTAAAATATCGATCCGGTTTCGGCTTTCCTCGTCACCTATTTTGTCATTTCATGTGAGACAGACTCACAGAAAGTACTCTCAATCACATGATACATCACAAACCATGATGTAATACAATCTTTTAGTaaaaaacagaagaagaagatagattAAACTGTATGTATCTGATTAAAAACTTGCTTTAGAGACCTATTAGATGATTAATTATTGAGTTTTGAGGCCAATTAAAAAACAGCCTACATGATTATATGTTCAAATAAAATAGTTACCACCGTGAACAAGTTGGATCTTATCCTCGCTGGAGCTATATATACTCCATCGTACTTGAACACTACAGTGTATAAACTGCTAGTGTTGGAAAGGTATTATTATCAAACTATCAATTGTTGATTGCAAGTAAGTATCATTGAGgatttgttataaaaagaactggtaTTTTATTGTTTCGCAGGAATTTAGATAaaggcaaaattttatacccgtagaaattTTAACACTGATAAAAAGATTTTatcagagagagaagagaaggttgAGGTTTTGAGATGCGTAATACAACTAACGTAAAtgttcgtatatatagaaagaaattTATTGTGCAAATAGTGTAGCGGACcccacatcttttatatttttcaacatAAACGGTTGGCTGCTGACTTTCTTAGCTTGTCTTTCATAACAGgattttattatatagtaaaaaattggtagtaaaaaaaaaaaaaaaaaaaagtaataatggCGCGTGAGTTTCAAGCGCGTGAGCTATTGATGCCACAGTATTGCTTGCTTCCCTAGGGTTTTCGTAAATTGCAAAATCGAGAACCGATCTTCATGTAGATTCAAACCTTCTCTTTCGATTTCGATTTCGATTTCGATTTCATCGACCTTGGATCCCCTTAATCACGGTCCTCCGAGCTAAAAAAACCTTTAGAAATGTCTTCAGGAGGTGGAGCTTCGAAGACGACGAAGCACAGGCGGACCAAGCCGATGGTGGTTCCTCAACACGCGCGATCGGCTGCTCTCCTCTCTCCGTCAAACCCGTTCGCGTCGGAGGAGGAAGATCATCCTCCCATGTTGAAGGTTAGCTTGAGCTCAATTTCGAAGCTTGAAGTCAGGAGCTTGAAGCGGAGACTAACAGCTGAGCTAGACGAAGTTCGGAGCTTGATCGCACAGTTCGATCCCCAAGGCGGAAACTTTACAACCGGGTCCATGGGTAAAGGGGGAAACAAGAAGCTGAAAACTGGGAATGGAGTTAAGAGAGGTGATAAAGGTACGGTTCAGATTTTCAAGAAATGTCTCAATTTGCTGACGAAGTTGATGAAGCATAAGGATGGATGGGTGTTCAATGTGCCCGTTGATGCTAAAGGGTTTGGTTTGCATGATTACCACACCATTGTTAAAGAGCCTATGGATTTGGGTACAGTGAAGGCTAAGTTAGGGGAAGGTTTGTATGAGTCGCCGTTGGATTTTGCTGAAGATGTTAGACTTACTTTCAACAATGCGATTTTGTATAATCCTGTGGGGCATGAGGTGCATAGTATGGCTAAGTTTCTGTTGAGCATGTTTGAGGAGAAGTGGGCTCCTATTGAAGTGCAGTATCAAAATCTTCACAGGGAGATCAAACCGGCTCGTGATGTTGTGTTGCCTCGTCCTGCTCCTCTTGTTGAGCCTTTACCAGCTCCTACACCTTCcccgtctcctcctcctcctccgtctcCTCCGCCTCCGGTGCTTGAGGATAGGACTTTAGAGATTGCTGAATCTATGACGGAACCTGAAACTGTCACTACTACTGCCCTCGAGAAGCCTGAAGGAGATGAGGAGGAGGCGCCTGTTGATATTAGGGACCTGACGATGGATGAGAAACGGAGACTCAGTGAAGAGCTTCAGGACTTGCCTTATGACAAACTAGAGACAGTTGTTCAGATTGTAAAGAAGAGTAATCCGGAACTCTCTCAACAGGATGATGAGATTGAGCTGGATATTGATAGTCTTGACATCCAGACGCTTTGGGAGCTTTATAGTTTTGTGACTGGGTATAAGGAGAGCTTGAGCAATAAAAAGGAGGAGGATCAGGGGTTTGGTTCAGAACGAGATGCTGAATCTGCTCACAACATTATCCAAGAACCGGTAAAGATTTCCTTCCTTAGCCAAATGTTATTTATTTCAGGTCTTTATTGATTTTGCCTCATAATCATTCGTTTCAGGCAACTGGCACCGAAAGATCGAGAGTTACTGAATCAGGTAAGGTTTTAGGTCACTAGCTCATACCAAATTCGGATGTAGTTAGTATTTATTTTCACACGAAAAGGAAAGACCAATGGAATATATATAATGATTGTTTCTAACCAGGGAAAGCTATTCGCATGTCTTCTTCTCCTGTTCGCCAAGAAAACAAGGCAGGTGGATCAACTAGTTCTAACAGTTCCAGCAGTGACTCAGGATCTAGCTCTAGTGGTAAATGTTGAACCTATCTGTCAGCTCTTTTTATCACCTTTATCAGCATCACGACTAACATCACTCTTCTTCCTTTTTGTTCTGCAGATTCTGACAGTGACAGCTCCTCTGGACGTGGATCAGATACTGGTAATTAGAGCTGACAAGTCAAGATAGTGTTTAGCTTTAGAATCAGAGCTGTCATGTTATTTTCTTAGTCGATGAGTTTGCCCCAATTGGATTGGTTTCTGTATTAAGATGTTTTACTGTACAGAAGAATGAACTGTAGATGCCTTCCTCTAATCAACATGCTTGTTCCCTGCGTCTTAAGTGGAACAAATCTATTGTTTAGAGCAGTAAAGGAAACTAGAAGGGGCATTAAGAAGAATTTAATGTTTTTCATATTAGAAGAAACAGATTGGTTCTTGGTATAATATTGTTCAAACTTTAAAGCATCGCATGACAGTCAAGCCTGCATAGAAGGTGTCTCAATCGTCTGATGCAAATGGCAGGTTTGACTCTGTGTTCTTAGGGTCTGGATATGTTGTCGCATGTTTCTTACTGTTCGTCACATCAACACCCATGCCTGCATCTCCAAATCATATTGCAAGCTGCTCATATTCCTTCTCTCTTATTCTTTACGAAGTTAAAGCATCCATTATCCTTTGTCTGATGATTATGGTAAACAAGAAACATAAGAGAGTAAGAGAGAGAGCGAGGACCTTGAATGATCTGAGCTGCCTAGTCCTGTCACGAGCTGCATAAAGCAAAGTGCCCTCAAAATCTGAGGGGTCTTCACGAAAATGTCATGCCGTACACATGCAGCAGCATCAAAGTCTTCGATGAAGAACTCATCTTGATCCTCCATCCCTTCCTCTGGTTCATCCC
This region of Brassica napus cultivar Da-Ae chromosome C5, Da-Ae, whole genome shotgun sequence genomic DNA includes:
- the LOC106427151 gene encoding probable aquaporin TIP3-2, whose translation is MATYARRTYGFGRADEATHPDSIRATLAEFLSTFVFVFAGEGSILSLDKLYWDTEAHTGTDTPGGLLLVALAHALALFAAVSAAINVSGGHVNPAVTFAALIGGRLSVIRAIYYWVAQLLGAILACLLLRLSTNGKRPIGFHVASGVSELHGLLMEIILTFALVYIFYSTVIDPKRWSIGIIAPLAIGLIVGANMLVGGPFDGASMNPARAFGPSLVGWRWENHWIYWVGPFIGGALAALIYEYMIIPNVNEPPRHSVHQPLAPEDY
- the LOC125587526 gene encoding transcription factor GTE5, chloroplastic-like, coding for MSSGGGASKTTKHRRTKPMVVPQHARSAALLSPSNPFASEEEDHPPMLKVSLSSISKLEVRSLKRRLTAELDEVRSLIAQFDPQGGNFTTGSMGKGGNKKLKTGNGVKRGDKGTVQIFKKCLNLLTKLMKHKDGWVFNVPVDAKGFGLHDYHTIVKEPMDLGTVKAKLGEGLYESPLDFAEDVRLTFNNAILYNPVGHEVHSMAKFLLSMFEEKWAPIEVQYQNLHREIKPARDVVLPRPAPLVEPLPAPTPSPSPPPPPSPPPPVLEDRTLEIAESMTEPETVTTTALEKPEGDEEEAPVDIRDLTMDEKRRLSEELQDLPYDKLETVVQIVKKSNPELSQQDDEIELDIDSLDIQTLWELYSFVTGYKESLSNKKEEDQGFGSERDAESAHNIIQEPATGTERSRVTESGKAIRMSSSPVRQENKAGGSTSSNSSSSDSGSSSSDSDSDSSSGRGSDTGN